TCAAGTTTCTATCTTTTGTTTTGATGACTTATGGTagttatttttgtcttttttgtgATGTGGATGGATTTCACCTGTACTGCTCCCGCTTTCAACAGTCCAAACTTGCCTTTGCTGTAATGGCAAAGGCTTATGTTTTATTAAATTCAATGAAGACTCTTTTTTATTGTTAAATGCTtgtctttttctgcttctcttttctatcatgttgtgtgcacacatgtggcatgagttagctggGCTAGACCTCTTTATGTTGATTACTTGCTTGTatatttttaatgatgccaaaaggggaaagatAAATTGAAGCAGGGGGATCTGAGTAAGGGGGAAGCATAGAgtcagggggaacttgtgaagttcctAGTACTTTATCTGGTTTATTGTGCTCTGCAAATGGTTGTCAATTTttaaagtttgtcatcatcaaaaaggggaaaattgacgGGTTTAAAGTATCTTAgaattatgttttgatgatctaataaACTTATTGTTAAGAACTAGATAAAGGACCTAATGTACACTTGGTATATATCTCTATCAACGGACTCAAGCTAACGTGTGCTGTATGACTTCAGATAGAAAGGAACCAACtcagggacctgatcccttggaGCTTCCCTGACAGTAGTACAAAGTCAACTCTACAGCTGGAAAGTGACTGCTTGCACTGTACATGCTACAGTACAgaaacagtgcagcagtcacttcccattggaAAGGGCTTTTTACCAACCTAGTGTTTACATCATCCAAGTGATGTCATCCAAAGGATATTAACAAGAAGCATTACAataaaacatcacttgaacactttgTGAATTGATTCAAGTACTCCAGATCTGACAATCAAGTATTGAAGTcacaagtgcatcaagaacaaagtacaacactactacggaccagtttcTACAACAAGTcttttgtatgtccttagttgagttgtaactttgtatttgttcttcattgtaattcctactttgcTTATTTAGAAACTTTAATTAGGAACCTTGAAAAACCATAAACCCTTAGTGTTTGTGTcatgactagagttagtcatgagttgaaatctttgtaataggtgtattgcaaagtggcttgtaataggtataTTGCAAGTTAGTgatggattaagagtttaatttttaggttgcaataggttgtaatctaaagattgctcaatagtgaagttgaaattctaccagtgtaggtcatggttttttatccccttgaacatggattttccacgtaaaaatctctcgTGTCATTTACTTACTGGTTCATTAGCTATTTCTGTGGGAACTGGTATAGGACCGagtctctatacagtttggtggactcatacattCTATCAGATACTGGTAAATAAAATCATttaattatcaaaaaaaaaataataaacaatttATTTTGAATATAAAGTTTAATCTTACCTTACTGTATTTTTTTCTAAGAATATTTCCATGTCGTATAACGGAGTGGTTTTTCAAACTCAACTGTAGAACCCAAAATTTGGATAAGAGTACTCATAGCTAACAAATTGAAAAGTAGCTTTGAGTATACGAGTCGAATTAGGATCCACTCAACAAGTCTTAAACTCATTTTGGCATGTCACATTTTGTTCCAAACAAAATTTAGACCCACCCGATTCTAACACCCGATATCCGAATATCCAGAACACGGCCCGCCCAATTAAAGCGCTAAAGCCGTAAGCTTGCTGTTTTACACTTATCTTCTTCTTCGGCGAATGGTAAAGCAGTAGCAACTCGAGCTCTGCGCAATACTTTGCCACGAGAAGATAATCTCCTTCGCCCTGACTTTTCACCCACTTCTGAAGTATATCCAATTCTTTAACCTGTTGCTAAAATGTTGAATACTTAAGTAAAACAATAAACTCCAAAAAGGCCTTTTTTAAATTTCATACAAGGAAAAACAAATGGCTTCAATTTGCACTTCAAATCACCCAAATTTTCACTTCCTATGCAGAAACAACCCTAattcaaaccctaaccctagttcAATCTCTCATCATCACCTACTACTAGCTCcgtcttctctctctttctcccgTTTGCGGTTGTGCCATTGCGCGGCGGTGAAGACCGGTTCTGAAAGCGGTGGGGTTCGGAGCGATAACGCGGAGCTGTTGCGGAAGCCGGTGATTTCGACGGGGTTGGAGTCGTCGTCGTCGTCAGCCGGCGAGGAGTTGgtaaaggaggaggaggagtctGATGATGACGTTGAGAAGAAGAGTGGAGATGAACAAAATTGGGTCGATTGGGAGGACCAGATTTTGGAGGATACTGTGCCGCTTGTTGGTTTTGTTAGAATGATTCTTCATTCTGGAAAGTAAGGCTCTCAGTTTTACTTACCTTTTGCAGAATTTGCTAATGTTAGAATCGTTTGTGATTCATAATATGCTTTgcctgagagagagagagagagagagagagagagagagagagagagagagagagagagagagagagagagagagagagagagagagagagagagagagagagagagagagagagagagagagagagagagagagagagagagagagagagagagagagagagagagagagagagagagagagagagagagagagagagagagagagagagagagagagagagagagagagagagagagagagagagagagagagagagagagagagagagagagagagagagagagagagagagagagagagagagagtagttGTTTTTTTAGCATCCTCTTTGTTTAGtaactataaaaaaaaatttattggAAAGCAACTACTTTCTTATAGCAATAGAAGTAGTCAAAGCAGCAGATACTGCCTTATCTAGAAGCCTGGTCAGTTTATTCCCTTATGAGTTAAAGCTCCATTTCCATAAAGAAAGAAAGCATTTGGTGAATGTTTACATCTGGTTGATGAATGGTGTCATGGATGAAGTGAGCCTTTGAACTGCTTAATCAAGTCACCACTTTGTTTTGTTGTTATCACAGAaaccaagaaaaaaaaacatcttGGGTAGTGGATTACGATTGGTCGTTCTAATTAAGGTTAAGTTGGTCGTCAATCTGTTTTCGCCCCCCCTTCCTTTATTTTGAACGGAGTTGTTTCTGGAGTTGTTGGCAGAGATTAGAGATAAGATAGTTATTAAAAGATGCATGTTTTACAAAATTGTACTTACCTCAGTGATATGTCCGGTATGCCaatgaaatatgaaatattgcAGAGCCATAGTTTTCAACCTCCAGACCCTATATATTCATCTATTCTTACAATTAGGTGATTGTTCAACCCCCAACTCAACGTTGATATCATTTCATCTGTTCAATCTACAACTTGCAGATATGCAGTTGGCGATAGGTTAAGTCCTGATCATCAGAGAACTATTCTACAAAGGTTACTTCCATATCATCCCGAATGTGAAGAGAAGATTGGCTCTGGAGTTGATTACATTACTGTATGACATCCTCCTCTTTGCTTCATTTACGTATCCACCTGCATAATTATTTCAGATAGCATCTCTCTTCTCATTTAGGTCTGTTTTTTGGTGTACTTACTTTCTCAATGAGTATAGCTAATGATCTTTTGTATACTCTCTAATATTTGCTTCTTGTGCGGAAATGCTCATATGTTGTGTGGCATGCATTCTTCCTGAAGATATTTTAAGCTTTTATAAGCAATCTAGTGATACTTTTGATGCATGAAACTTCATATTGAAATGTACTGTAAaagcttcttttttttattataaagtAAGTTGCTTCATTGAAAGGCATCAAGCAGATGCAGTGATTACAAAAATAGAGATGCTAGCTCCATTACAAGATGTTATGATAGGATCTGGGAGCTAGCCAATAACCAAAAAATATACCTTAAAGAGGCTAGTCTAGAGTGAGGGAACTCAACAAATCTAAAAAGACAGTAGAACTTTTAAATAGGACTGTTTGGCCAAACAAAAAAGACTAAGCAGACATCTGGCCTTCAGCAAGTGGATTGGAGTTGAGACTCCATCAAAACATCTGAGGTTTCTTTCAGTCCATAGGCTGTACTGtaaaatctttttcttatttggcCCTTGGTTGATATCTCTCTCTCTCCATGCACAAATGCCGCTTCTTGACAGAATGACTCGATAACTTCACTTCATGCCCTTGAAATTAGTGTGGCAATCTCGACAGGAGATAAAATGATTGTACAAAAAAAAGGAGATAAAATGATTCTTATTTTGAGGTGAAGAACTGAGAAATGATTTCCTATCTTAATAGCTTTATTAAACACTGTTCATAACTTGGTAAAATGTTGTACCAAATATTTCAGGTTGTATTGCAAACATTATATGTTGCCCTTAAGTAGAACTTTCTGTGTGATATGGCTAACCCACAATTACCATCTGAAACTTGTTAATCTGCTAGCCATGAACTTCATTTACTTCTTGAGTTTGTTCATACTCATGGAATATTGTAGCTTAATTTAGGTTTATGGAAGGTCAGCACTGCTGTTTTCTTGATTGAATGATAATTGAGCTCCACTAAACTGCCTTTTAGGACTATTACTGTACTCTGTTTTATCATTTGAGGTTAAGGGGGACCTAGAGTGAACCATATTTCTATACTTACACAGGCAGAGAATGATGTCAGGGTATTTAGAAGGTAGCAAAAATAGCAGGAAAAACTAATCCGCCAATAGGAATGGACATCTATCCTCTTCCTAGGGATGAAGCAGTATCAAATTCAATCCATAGGTGGATAGTCCCCAACTATTGTATGGTATGAGGTGCCTGTGATATCTTTGATGGTGCTGAAAGGGATGGTTCCGTTGTGAGCAAATGGATCTACAGATAGTGAACAAAAACACTGAGGGAAGTAAACACAGGGAAATTGTGGAGTCTCAATGGCAATAATATTTCAGGGAAATCCAATGTAAAGTGATCATGGTGAAGGATGTTCAAGGAGATTACGCACTGAGGAAGAGTTTTCCTTTATGGAGAGAGGGCAAGAGCCCATACTTGGAGCACGAATTCATATGCAAGATGCCCAGTTGGATCACTAATTCGTAGATGGCCAACCTCTTGAAAGGATCTCCTTCGACAGGAGAATAAATACCATTGTAGCTAGGCTTTGTTCTCTTGAATAGGTAGGCTCAGTGACGTCCCCAAACCATTAGACTTCCAGAGAAGAGGAGTCCGGTCGCCATTAAAACCCTTCTCGGAAACCGAGGAAATATCCAATCCAATTCTGATACTGGGTAGGATTCACCAGCGCTAGTCCAGTGAAGACAGAAACATGAGAAGCAACAGTGATGTATCTCACTAGTAAACACGATATGGGATAGTGGATTGGGCTTCATTTTGAGAAATGGTTTGTGAATCAAATTATGCAGATGACTAATGGGATTTTTAAACTTATCATTGTAGCTGGAAATAAATAATGAATCTGATTTAGAGTATAATAAACtgaggaaatttgggatttttttgGAATATCTTGGTGACCACAATAAGAAGGCAAAAGCATTATCAATGCGTGGTGAAAAAAGTTGATCAGAGGAAAGCAGCAAAAAGAGCAAGATAGACTTGGACAGACCAAATACAAAATAGGGAAGAGAAGGCCAGCAAATTATTTGTTAGTTATGGAAAACAAGATATTAGCTATAAGGTTTTACAGTGTTCATAAAGGTTCTAGTGAAGAGTCGGTAGTGGGAATTACCTAATTTTCGGAAGCACATGTCAGTAACATGTAATCCCTTTGTTTTAGGATAAGTGCTCATGGACCTAAATTGTGCTATTAGGTTTGAGAAAATAATTATGAATTATTTGCTTGCTATTTGCAGTAATTAAATTGTGCTATTAGGTTTCTACAATTTTAAGTACGCATGTGTCAGAGAGAGTGCGTGAATGATTCTCGTATGCAACTTTCTTAACATTGTATATCACTTGGTTTTTCTTGACAGGTAGGGTACCATCCTGATTTTGAAAGCTCAAGGTGTTTATTTATTGTTCGGAAGGATGGTGAATTGATTGACTTCTCATACTGGAAATGCATAAAGGGGTTAATCAGAAAAAACTATCCACTCTACGCTGACAGCTTTATTCTCAGGCATTTTCGGAGGCGTAGACATAATGACTGAATGTATCATTTTGAACTCGTAACTACCCTGAATTTCATGCAACGGAAATTCTTTTACTTTTGCCGAGCACATTATGCTGAAGTGTCAATCAAAGAGTTGAAGGTTATAAGTTGGTGTTTATTGGAAGCTTACTGGAATATACACTCCATAGAATTGCCCTCCAACTACTTTATCTACAATTCTACACTCTGAAGAATTTAAAGTTACTCAGTGATCAACAATGTATTCAAGTTAGTGTAAGTTTCTTTAGATAGCCAGGTCTCTTACTGTTTCAAAAGAAGCATTTATCACATCATAATTGTTGAAGTAAAAGGTTGCATTTCCAGCCTTCAGTATTGTGTCCTTTTCTTTATTctgtttctcttctttttctccaaTCTCCATTCTCTTCCcttgatttctttgttttattttgtggTTGGAGATTCCCTGTTTTATACTTTTCCGTATTTTGGGACTATTGCTGATTTCTCAGGTGTTGCGGACTTGCGGTTGATTGGTAAATTCAAGTCTAATAAAGAAAATTTGCCTTCTCAATATTTCTAAGAAAAAATTGCAGTTCAGACTGTGATGGCTTTTAGGATTTAAGAGGAGTGCCTGTGTTTTCTATAAGCTAAAGGAGCTCCAGTGTAGATTTCGTGTCATGTTATTTACTACTTTCTGGAAATGAAAGCATTAGTAACATCCGTATGGACCTGAGCTCCAGAATACAACAAATTGGAAATCTTTGAAAAATCTGCTATGGCATATACATGAGATGGTTCTATACTGAGTTCTGCAACAAAGTCA
The nucleotide sequence above comes from Nicotiana tabacum cultivar K326 chromosome 12, ASM71507v2, whole genome shotgun sequence. Encoded proteins:
- the LOC107824386 gene encoding protein DCL, chloroplastic encodes the protein MASICTSNHPNFHFLCRNNPNSNPNPSSISHHHLLLAPSSLSFSRLRLCHCAAVKTGSESGGVRSDNAELLRKPVISTGLESSSSSAGEELVKEEEESDDDVEKKSGDEQNWVDWEDQILEDTVPLVGFVRMILHSGKYAVGDRLSPDHQRTILQRLLPYHPECEEKIGSGVDYITVGYHPDFESSRCLFIVRKDGELIDFSYWKCIKGLIRKNYPLYADSFILRHFRRRRHND